One window of the Triticum dicoccoides isolate Atlit2015 ecotype Zavitan chromosome 3B, WEW_v2.0, whole genome shotgun sequence genome contains the following:
- the LOC119276159 gene encoding myosin-17-like isoform X2, translated as MGTPANIIVGSHVWVEDPTLAWIDGEVVSIKNNEVHVQTSNGKKVNTDRSKVFPKDMEAPPGGVDDMTRLSYLHEPGVLQNLATRYELNEIYTYTGSILIAVNPFQRLPHLYDTHMMEQYKGADFGELSPHVFAIADVAYREMINEGKNNSILVSGESGAGKTETTKMLMRYLAHLGGRSGVEGRTVEQQVLESNPVLEAFGNAKTVRNNNSSRFGKFVEIQFDKTGRISGAAIRTYLLERSRVCQINTPERNYHCFYFLCAAPPEDTQRYKLADARSFHYLNQSSCIEVEGINDAEEYLATRRAMDIVGINEEEQEAIFRVVAAVLHIGNINFAKGKEVDSSVIQDDNSRFHLNTASELLECDCNNLEKALITREIVTPEEIITRTLDPESALASRDALAKTIYSRLFDWIVEKINVSIGQDPNSKQLIGVLDIYGFESFKINSFEQLCINYTNEKLQQHFNQHVFKMEQEEYTREEINWSYIEFVDNQDVLDLIEKKGGLIALLDEACMFPRSTHETFAQKLYTTFKNNKRFVKPKLSRTDFTVVHYAGDVTYQADHFLDKNKDYVVAEHQDLLNASSCPFVASLFPSLPEESSKSSKFSSIGSRFKLQLQSLMETLSSTEPHYIRCVKPNNLLKPAIFENTNVIQQLRCGGVLEAIRISCAGYPTRKTFYEFVNRFGVLGPELLEGSNDDKIACQKILEKMKLENYQIGKTKVFLRAGQMADLDARRAEVLGKAARIIQRLMRTYIARKQFVLVRRSATHLQSFVRGTLVRNLYECMRREAAAVKIQKNVRRHKARESYLLLQAATVTLQTGLRAMSARKEFRFRKETKAAVHIQARWRCHRDYSHYKNMQRAVLTYQCAWRQRLARRELRNLKMAARETGALKEAKDKLEKRVEELTWRLGLEKRLRTDLEEAKTQEIAKLQETLHDLQLQVEEAKTMATKEREAARKAIEEAPPVIKETPVLVEDTEKVNSLTAEVDQLKALLQTERQARETAKKEHAEAERRNEELMKKFEGAEKKIEQLQDTAQRLEEKATNMESENKVLRQQAVAISPTAKALAAYPKSPFQLRTPEIVNAPNGEDVTPISLNLKELEAEEKPQKSLNEKQQENQDLLIKCVSQDLGFSSGRAIAACVIYRCLLHWRSFEVERTGVFDRIIQTIGSAIEVQDNNDKLAYWLSNSSTLLLLLQRTLKTTGAAGLTPQRRRSTAASFGRVFSGIRASPQSAARPFLGSRLIGGLGDLRQVEAKYPALLFKQQLTAFLEKIYGMIRDNLKKEISPLLGLCIQAPRTSRASLIKGSRSQANALAQQTLIAHWQSIVKILTNYLNVLKANYVPSFLISKVFTQIFSFINVQLFNSLLLRRECCSFSNGEYVKAGLAELEQWCIYATEEYAGSSWEELKHIRQAVGFLVIHQKPKKTLKEITNDLCPVLSIQQLYRISTMYWDDKYGTHTVSSEVISSMRIMMTEDSNNAVSSSFLLDDDSRLFRVPSSVISLRQKCPWSNIAHDTSNHSIPFSVDDISKSMTEIEVTDVDMPPLIRENSGFTFLHQRKD; from the exons ATG GGAACTCCAGCTAACATCATTGTTGGTTCTCATGTTTGGGTGGAGGATCCAACTCTAGCATGGATAGATGGCGAGGTTGTCAGCATAAAAAACAATGAAGTTCATGTGCAGACATCAAATGGGAAAAAG GTTAATACAGACAGATCAAAAGTTTTTCCCAAGGATATGGAAGCTCCACCAGGAGGAGTGGATGATATGACAAGATTATCATACTTACACGAGCCTGGGGTTCTACAGAATCTTGCTACGCGTTATGaactgaatgaaatatat ACTTACACTGGTAGCATTTTGATTGCGGTAAATCCGTTTCAAAGATTACCGCATCTTTATGATACCCACATGATGGAACAATACAAGGGTGCAGATTTTGGGGAGCTGAGTCCACACGTCTTTGCAATTGCTGACGTTGCTTATAG GGAAATGATAAATGAAGGGAAAAACAACTCTATTTTAGTCAGTGGTGAAAGTGGTGCTGGCAAGACTGAAACAACAAAGATGCTTATGAGATATCTAGCACACTTAGGTGGACGATCTGGAGTAGAAGGGCGAACTGTAGAGCAACAAGTTCTAGAG TCAAATCCAGTCCTTGAAGCTTTTGGTAACGCAAAAACTGTGAGGAACAATAACTCGAG TCGCTTTGGCAAGTTTGTGGAGATCCAATTTGACAAGACTGGACGAATCTCGGGAGCTGCTATAAGAACTTACTTGCTGGAAAGATCCCGCGTATGCCAAATAAATACTCCGGAAAGAAATTATCATTGTTTCTATTTTCTTTGTGCGGCACCACCTGAG GATACCCAAAGGTATAAGTTGGCTGATGCTAGATCTTTTCACTACCTCAATCAGTCAAGCTGTATTGAGGTTGAAGGAATTAATGACGCGGAAGAGTATTTAGCAACACGGAGGGCCATGGACATAGTTGGAATCAATGAGGAAGAACAG GAAGCTATATTCCGGGTTGTAGCAGCTGTACTTCATATTGGAAATATAAATTTCGCCAAGGGAAAAGAAGTTGATTCATCTGTGATTCAGGATGATAACTCGAGGTTTCACCTTAACACTGCGTCAGAGCTATTGGA GTGCGATTGCAATAATTTGGAGAAGGCACTAATAACACGAGAAATAGTTACTCCTGAAGAAATAATTACTAGAACACTTGATCCTGAGTCGGCACTTGCTAGTAGAGATGCATTAGCCAAAACAATATACTCCCGATTGTTTGATTG GATCGTGGAAAAAATTAATGTCTCCATTGGACAGGACCCAAACTCTAAACAACTGATTGGTGTTCTTGATATCTATGGATTTGAGAGTTTCAAAATTAACAG TTTTGAACAGTTATGCATCAATTATACAAATGAAAAGCTGCAGCAGCATTTTAATCAG CATGTGTTCAAAATGGAGCAAGAGGAATATACTAGGGAGGAGATAAACTGGAGTTACATAGAGTTTGTTGATAATCAAGATGTGCTAGACTTGATTGAGAAG AAAGGTGGATTGATTGCGCTTCTGGATGAAGCATG TATGTTTCCCAGATCAACACATGAGACATTTGCACAGAAGCTGTATACAACATTTAAGAATAACAAGCGATTTGTCAAACCAAAGCTTTCACGTACAGACTTTACAGTTGTCCATTATGCTGGCGAT GTGACATACCAGGCTGATCATTTCTTAGACAAGAACAAAGATTATGTAGTGGCGGAACATCAGGATTTGCTGAATGCTTCTTCATGTCCTTTTGTAGCTAGCTTATTCCCTTCACTCCCTGAAGaatcatcaaagtcttcaaaatTTTCATCTATTGGGTCACGTTTTAAG CTGCAACTTCAGTCTCTCATGGAGACCTTGAGCTCTACTGAACCCCATTATATTAGATGTGTGAAGCCAAACAATCTCCTCAAGCCAGCCATTTTTGAGAACACAAATGTTATACAACAACTACGATGTGGA GGTGTTCTTGAAGCTATCAGGATAAGCTGTGCTGGATACCCCACAAGAAAAACATTCTATGAATTTGTTAATCGCTTTGGTGTTCTTGGCCCTGAACTTCTAGAAGGAAG TAACGACGATAAGATTGCATGCCAAAAGATTCTGGAAAAAATGAAGTTGGAGAACTACCAG ATAGGAAAAACAAAGGTATTCCTGAGAGCTGGACAAATGGCTGATTTGGATGCACGGAGGGCAGAAGTGTTAGGGAAAGCAGCAAGAATTATACAGAGACTAATGCGTACATATATTGCACGGAAACAGTTTGTTTTGGTTAGGAGATCAGCAACACATCTACAATCTTTTGTTAGAG GGACCTTGGTTCGTAATTTGTACGAATGCATGAGGCGAGAAGCAGCAGCAGTCAAAATACAAAAAAATGTGCGTCGTCACAAAGCACGCGAATCTTATTTACTACTGCAAGCAGCTACAGTCACGCTGCAAACTGGCTTAAGGGCAATGTCTGCTCGCAAAGAATTCAGATTCAGAAAGGAAACCAAAGCAGCTGTCCATATCCAA GCTCGATGGCGCTGCCACAGAGACTATTCACATTACAAGAATATGCAGCGAGCAGTTCTTACTTACCAGTGTGCGTGGAGACAAAGGCTTGCAAGAAGAGAGCTCAGAAATCTCAAGATG GCCGCAAGAGAAACTGGAGCCCTCAAAGAGGCCAAAGATAAGCTTGAGAAGCGCGTTGAAGAGTTAACATGGCGCTTAGGACTGGAGAAGCGATTAAGG ACTGACCTCGAGGAAGCAAAAACTCAGGAAATTGCTAAGCTGCAAGAAACATTGCATGACCTACAGCTTCAAGTTGAAGAAGCAAAGACCATGGCCACTAAGGAAAGAGAAGCAGCGAGAAAGGCAATTGAAGAAGCACCTCCAGTAATCAAAGAGACTCCTGTATTGGTCGAAGACACTGAAAAAGTTAACTCTTTAACAGCTGAAGTTGATCAACTGAAG GCTTTGCTGCAAACTGAAAGGCAAGCCAGAGAGACTGCAAAGAAAGAACATGCTGAAGCTGAACGGAGAAATGAAGAACTAATGAAGAAATTCGAAGGCGCAGAGAAAAAGATTGAGCAACTTCAGGACACTGCCCAGAG GCTGGAAGAGAAAGCAACTAACATGGAGTCGGAGAACAAGGTGCTTCGTCAACAGGCTGTTGCAATTTCTCCTACTGCGAAAGCATTAGCTGCCTATCCCAAGTCTCCTTTCCAA CTGAGAACTCCGGAGATTGTGAATGCTCCGAATGGGGAG GATGTAACCCCCATCTCACTGAATCTCAAAGAGCTTGAGGCTGAGGAGAAGCCTCAAAAATCACTCAACGAGAAGCAACAG GAAAACCAAGACCTGCTAATCAAGTGTGTATCACAAGATTTGGGATTCTCCAGTGGTAGGGCTATTGCAGCTTGCGTTATATACAGGTGTCTTCTGCACTGGAGATCATTTGAAGTTGAAAGAACTGGTGTTTTTGACCGTATTATTCAAACAATAGGCTCTGCTATAGAG GTCCAGGACAATAATGACAAGTTAGCGTATTGGCTCTCCAATTCATCCacattactcctacttctacaacgGACACTGAAAACGACTGGAGCAGCTGGACTCACTCCTCAGAGGCGAAGGTCAACTGCTGCATCGTTTGGGAGGGTTTTTTCG GGAATTCGAGCTTCACCACAAAGTGCTGCACGACCTTTTCTTGGTAGCCGCTTGATTGGAGGACTAGGTGATCTTCGTCAAGTTGAAGCCAAGTATCCTGCTCTGCTTTTCAAGCAACAACTTACAGCTTTcctcgagaagatatacggaatgaTTAGAGACAATCTGAAGAAAGAGATATCTCCATTGCTTGGTCTTTGCATCCAG GCACCAAGAACATCTCGTGCAAGTTTGATAAAAGGATCTCGTTCTCAAGCAAATGCCTTGGCCCAACAAACTCTGATCGCACATTGGCAGAGTATTGTGAAAATATTAACAAACTACCTGAATGTTTTGAAAGCCAATTAT GTCCCTTCATTCTTAATCAGCAAGGTGTTCACTCAGATATTTTCGTTTATTAATGTCCAGCTGTTCAATAG TCTTCTCCTCCGACGGGAGTGCTGTTCGTTTAGCAACGGAGAATATGTCAAAGCTGGATTGGCTGAGTTAGAGCAGTGGTGCATTTATGCCACTGAAGAG TATGCAGGTTCTTCCTGGGAAGAGTTGAAGCATATTAGGCAGGCCGTTGGATTCCTT GTAATTCATCAAAAGCCAAAGAAAACATTGAAAGAAATCACCAACGATTTGTGCCCT GTCCTTAGCATACAACAGCTATATCGAATCAGTACAATGTATTGGGATGACAAATATGGCACCCACACTGTTTCGTCAGAG GTCATCTCAAGTATGAGAATAATGATGACAGAAGACTCGAACAATGCAGTGAGCAGTTCTTTCTTGTTGGATGACGATTCAAGGTTATTTCGTGTTCCAAGTTCAGTAATTAGTTTACGGCAGAAATGTCCCTGGTCTAACATTGCTCATGatacttcaaaccacagcattccatTCTCGGTGGATGACATCTCAAAGTCAATGACAGAAATCGAGGTAACGGACGTTGATATGCCACCTTTGATCCGGGAGAATTCTGGATTTACTTTCCTACACCAAAGAAAGGACTAA